A portion of the Sabethes cyaneus chromosome 3, idSabCyanKW18_F2, whole genome shotgun sequence genome contains these proteins:
- the LOC128741618 gene encoding trypsin 3A1-like: MEIREYLLVFIVAAITDNHSLGGRVVPYKAVIEYKGSAYCGGSVIETAWILTAARCVMNKTISYLTVRLGCNSLNEGGVLYGVKSTHVHPKHNPETAKRALALLKLSTTLKFSSTVSSIPLVKPGYGMEEGTGCSIPSSIANITEIKAKLWTREKCQTDYPSAVNFTDDALCAKITTANNNTIQCNDNQHQPRLRFMLGSPLVCEGKQVAIVSRLGVESMQAVAMLAASTSAAGGVPEWAVGQCGGDPSDAGLAGQSFAIYGRPDYFTDVAFGNKWIDSLTVRRKRKPGTGPHRRRTSTKGWRNHRNGAPGVSGSVLMIVLVVSGCMMVDAL; the protein is encoded by the exons ATGGAAATACGAGAATACCTTTTGGTGTTCATCGTAGCTGCTATCACTG ATAATCACAGTCTCGGTGGACGCGTTGTTCCATATAAAGCTGTCATCGAGTACAAGGGTAGTGCATATTGCGGTGGTTCAGTGATTGAGACGGCTTGGATTCTAACGGCGGCCAGATGTGTGAT GAACAAAACCATATCGTACCTTACGGTACGGCTGGGGTGCAACAGTCTAAACGAAGGTGGAGTTCTGTACGGTGTGAAATCTACTCACGTTCATCCGAAACATAACCCAGAAACAGCAAAGCGAGCTCTGGCTTTGCTGAAGTTAAGTACCACATTAAAGTTTTCCTCAACTGTCAGCTCAATTCCGTTGGTCAAACCTGGCTACGGCATGGAAGAGGGCACGGGCTGTTCAATTCCAAGTTCCATAGCCAATATAACGGAAATCAAAGCCAAACTGTGGACTCGAGAAAAATGCCAAACGGATTACCCGAGTGCAGTCAATTTCACAGACGACGCATTGTGCGCAAAGATCACGACCGCCAATAACAACACCATCCAGTGTAATGAC AATCAGCACCAGCCCCGACTACGCTTCATGCTAGGCAGCCCGTTAGTATGCGAAGGCAAGCAAGTTGCAATCGTGTCGCGTTTGGGTGTAGAGTCGATGCAAGCCGTTGCCATGCTCGCAGCTTCAACTTCAGCCGCTGGTGGAGTACCAGAATGGGCCGTAGGCCAATGCGGTGGTGACCCTAGCGACGCCGGACTGGCCGGACAGAGTTTTGCTATCTACGGCAGGCCGGATTATTTCACAGATGTAGCTTTCGGTAATAAATGGATCGATTCGCTCACCGTACGGAGGAAACGGAAACCGGGCACCGGTCCGCATAGACGCCGAACGTCCACGAAGGGCTGGCGGAACCACCGTAACGGAGCGCCGGGTGTGAGTGGTTCCGTTCTGATGATTGTGTTGGTAGTGAGCGGCTGTATGATGGTTGATGCTTTATGA